The nucleotide window CGTGTCGATCTGCGGCGAGGAAACGCCGAGATCAAAGGCAATTCCGTCGATCTGCTCGAGGCCCCGCTCAGCCGCCAGGTCGGCGAGGTCACCAAACCGCCCGCGCACGATGCTGAGCCGCCCGGCGAACTCCGCGATCAGTGGTGTCGCCCTGGCGCAGGCCTCGGCGTCGCGATCAATCCCGACAACGGAACACGCGGCGGCCTCGAGCACGGCCCGGCTGTAGCCGCCCGCTCCGAACGTGGCATCGACGATGACCGCCCCGGCGCGTGGCGCCAGCGCTTCAAGCACCTCTTCCAGCATGACGGGGGCATGGACCGGGTAAGCGGATACTTCCGGCGCACCGTTCGCGACCACGGGCGTGCTCATCGCCCCACCTCCGGTCCCGGCCGCGCACCCGGCCTCAGACTCAGCGTCGCGCCGCGCTCGCGCACGCGCTCAGCCGCCTCGGCGTGACGCCCCCTGTAGGCATCCGGATGCCAGATCTGGAAGGTATTGCCGCGACCGACGAAGGTCGCCTCGCCGTCGAGGCCGGCGTAGGCCAGCAGTTCCGCGGGCAGCACCACGCGGCCCTCCGGATCGAACGGCAACGCGTGGGCGCTGCCGAGGATCACCGTCGCGAGGTCATTCTGCTCTTCGGAGAACAAGGCGAGGTCGTCGAGGCTTGCCGCGATCCGCTCCATGAACTGTTCGTCGCTTCCCTCTATGGCCGCCAGCTTTGGCGACGGGAACACGTAGACGCCGGCAA belongs to Rhodospirillales bacterium and includes:
- a CDS encoding division/cell wall cluster transcriptional repressor MraZ; protein product: MPLLVGQHTNRIDRKGRVSVPKQFRDFYQARGGAFAGVYVFPSPKLAAIEGSDEQFMERIAASLDDLALFSEEQNDLATVILGSAHALPFDPEGRVVLPAELLAYAGLDGEATFVGRGNTFQIWHPDAYRGRHAEAAERVRERGATLSLRPGARPGPEVGR